One part of the Marinobacter sp. M3C genome encodes these proteins:
- a CDS encoding NAD-dependent epimerase/dehydratase family protein, translated as MAIAESLKNQRILLAGCGNLGGAIATLLLQSGAEVFGLRRRTAQLPQGITPVAADLTQPATLKNTLPSRLDQVIYCLTPSDYNEQGYHAAYVTALENLLVELQGQAPSRLFFISSTGVYGQDDNGWVDEESPTQPSGFSGQQVLLGEQTALASRIPATVVRFSGIYGPSRQSFLQAVIDGRLNPPTHSHYSNRIHEQDAVRAIVHLSNMAAEGDTLQSCYLASDCEPVRLDQVVQWVRQHTDCEKPAEDARGGGRVGSKLCSNRRLLKTGFEFRYPDFRAGYRELINQRKGA; from the coding sequence ATGGCAATCGCTGAAAGCCTGAAAAACCAACGAATTTTGCTGGCCGGGTGCGGCAACCTGGGGGGCGCCATTGCCACCCTGCTGCTGCAATCCGGGGCCGAAGTGTTTGGTCTTCGCCGCAGAACGGCTCAACTACCCCAAGGTATCACGCCGGTAGCCGCGGATTTGACCCAGCCCGCGACCCTGAAAAACACACTTCCATCACGGCTGGACCAGGTTATTTATTGCCTGACGCCCTCCGATTATAACGAACAGGGCTACCACGCGGCTTATGTGACCGCCCTGGAGAACCTGCTGGTTGAATTACAGGGGCAGGCGCCAAGCCGGTTGTTCTTTATTAGCAGCACCGGGGTTTACGGGCAAGACGATAACGGCTGGGTGGATGAGGAAAGCCCTACGCAGCCGAGCGGGTTCAGCGGCCAGCAGGTGTTGCTGGGAGAGCAAACGGCTTTGGCTAGCCGTATTCCCGCCACAGTGGTCCGGTTCAGCGGCATTTATGGCCCGTCGCGCCAGAGTTTTCTTCAAGCGGTGATCGATGGGCGACTGAATCCGCCGACCCACTCACATTACAGTAACCGAATTCACGAACAAGACGCTGTTCGGGCTATCGTGCATTTAAGCAACATGGCGGCGGAAGGTGACACTCTGCAATCCTGCTATCTGGCCAGCGACTGCGAGCCGGTTCGGCTGGATCAAGTGGTGCAATGGGTTCGCCAACATACCGATTGCGAAAAGCCGGCCGAGGACGCTCGCGGTGGTGGCCGGGTAGGAAGCAAACTGTGCAGTAACCGGCGTCTGTTGAAAACCGGCTTTGAATTTCGGTATCCGGACTTTCGCGCCGGATACCGTGAGCTGATTAATCAGCGCAAAGGCGCTTAG
- the rpoD gene encoding RNA polymerase sigma factor RpoD, translated as MSGNSQKSRLKDLIARGKEQGYLTYAEVNDHLPEDIADPDQVEDIIRMINDMGIQVSEVAPDADTLIMTDGDSTADEAATAEAAAALAAVESDAGRTTDPVRMYMREMGTVELLTREGEIVIAKRIEEGIRDVMAAVAHFPGTTGTVIQGYDRIVENEGRLSDIVAGFLDPDDAEPFMPEEPAPAPSASTEEADSEDDADDAEEEETESGPDPEETRLRFDLLKEKLTVANELLEQHGRSDKRTQKALNELGAVFAPFKLGNKAFDGLVNVVRSTNDMIRQNERTIMRICIRESKMDRKEFIKSFPGNEINLDWAEKIARSKKPYASAISERLDEIVRLQKRIKNVQLDVNLDVVDIKEINRRVSIGEAKARRAKKEMVEANLRLVISIAKKYTNRGLQFLDLIQEGNIGLMKAVDKFEYRRGYKFSTYATWWIRQAITRSIADQARTIRIPVHMIETINKLNRISRQMLQEMGREPTPEELGERMEMPEDKIRKVLKIAKEPISMETPIGDDEDSHLGDFIEDIQALSPVDSATAEGLREATRSVLAGLTARESKVLRMRFGIEMNTDHTLEEVGKQFDVTRERIRQIEAKALRKLRHPSRSDHLRGFIDDQGNT; from the coding sequence ATGTCGGGCAATTCGCAAAAATCACGTTTAAAAGACCTCATCGCGCGAGGCAAGGAACAAGGTTACCTGACTTACGCCGAGGTGAACGATCACCTTCCGGAAGACATCGCTGACCCGGACCAAGTCGAAGACATCATTCGCATGATCAACGATATGGGCATTCAGGTATCTGAAGTTGCACCAGACGCTGATACGTTGATTATGACTGATGGTGATTCAACCGCCGATGAAGCAGCGACTGCCGAAGCTGCAGCGGCTCTGGCCGCAGTAGAATCCGACGCCGGGCGCACCACCGACCCGGTGCGAATGTACATGCGCGAGATGGGTACCGTTGAACTACTGACCCGCGAAGGCGAAATTGTTATCGCCAAGCGTATCGAAGAAGGCATTCGCGACGTGATGGCTGCGGTTGCCCACTTCCCCGGCACCACCGGTACCGTAATCCAAGGCTACGATCGCATTGTCGAGAATGAAGGCCGGTTGAGCGATATTGTTGCTGGATTCCTTGATCCTGACGACGCCGAACCGTTCATGCCGGAAGAGCCTGCCCCGGCACCCTCTGCCAGCACCGAAGAAGCAGACAGCGAAGACGATGCGGATGATGCCGAAGAAGAAGAAACCGAGAGCGGTCCAGATCCCGAAGAGACCCGCCTGCGCTTTGACCTGCTAAAAGAAAAACTGACAGTCGCCAATGAGCTCTTGGAACAGCACGGCCGCAGCGACAAGCGCACCCAAAAAGCCCTGAACGAGCTGGGCGCGGTGTTTGCCCCTTTCAAGTTAGGCAACAAAGCGTTTGATGGACTGGTGAACGTTGTTCGTTCCACCAACGACATGATCCGTCAGAATGAGCGCACCATCATGCGCATCTGCATTCGCGAAAGTAAGATGGATCGTAAAGAATTTATCAAATCGTTTCCCGGCAACGAGATCAACTTAGACTGGGCTGAAAAAATTGCTCGCAGCAAGAAGCCCTATGCTTCTGCGATTTCCGAGCGCCTGGACGAAATCGTGCGCTTACAAAAGCGCATCAAAAACGTACAGCTGGATGTAAATTTAGACGTTGTCGACATCAAAGAAATCAACCGCCGGGTGTCCATTGGCGAAGCCAAGGCCCGCCGCGCCAAGAAAGAAATGGTAGAGGCGAACCTGCGTCTGGTGATTTCCATTGCCAAAAAATACACCAACCGCGGTCTTCAATTTCTCGATCTGATTCAGGAAGGCAACATCGGCCTTATGAAAGCGGTCGACAAATTTGAATATCGCCGTGGCTACAAGTTCTCAACCTACGCTACCTGGTGGATTCGTCAGGCCATTACCCGCTCCATCGCGGATCAGGCCCGCACCATCCGTATTCCGGTGCACATGATTGAAACCATTAACAAGCTGAACCGAATTTCGCGCCAGATGTTGCAGGAAATGGGCCGCGAGCCCACGCCGGAAGAGCTGGGCGAGCGCATGGAAATGCCGGAAGACAAGATTCGCAAAGTGCTGAAAATCGCCAAAGAGCCGATCTCCATGGAAACCCCGATTGGCGACGACGAAGACAGCCATCTGGGCGATTTCATTGAAGACATTCAAGCCTTGTCGCCGGTAGATTCTGCCACAGCCGAAGGCCTCCGCGAAGCCACCCGCTCGGTGTTGGCCGGCTTAACCGCCCGCGAATCAAAAGTATTGCGCATGCGCTTTGGCATCGAAATGAACACCGACCATACATTGGAAGAAGTCGGCAAACAATTTGACGTAACCCGCGAGCGGATCCGCCAAATTGAGGCCAAAGCCCTGCGCAAACTGCGTCATCCATCGCGTTCAGACCATTTGCGCGGCTTTATTGACGATCAAGGCAACACTTAA
- a CDS encoding DUF2489 domain-containing protein, giving the protein MESWQEWLLIAFGLGAIVLLALFIYRQRNALSADQRRSEKASEFARKRRESMIESIRILAQAVEANQVEYSEACLRIKGLLDHVEPALLQKSPFAVFQQVHDKLQHMPTHQARLATEPRFVNKMDKERYAIEQGHADEIRRAATAIRVHVFSEGVN; this is encoded by the coding sequence ATGGAAAGCTGGCAAGAATGGCTGTTAATTGCATTTGGCTTGGGCGCTATTGTCCTTCTGGCGCTGTTTATATACCGCCAACGCAATGCATTAAGCGCTGATCAGCGACGTAGCGAAAAGGCGAGCGAGTTCGCGCGCAAGCGGCGGGAATCGATGATTGAAAGTATCCGCATCTTGGCTCAGGCGGTAGAGGCGAATCAGGTTGAGTATTCTGAGGCCTGCTTGCGCATCAAAGGCCTGCTGGATCATGTGGAGCCAGCGCTTCTGCAAAAATCGCCGTTTGCCGTTTTTCAGCAGGTGCACGACAAGCTACAACACATGCCTACCCATCAGGCCCGGCTGGCAACTGAGCCGAGGTTTGTCAATAAGATGGACAAAGAACGTTATGCCATTGAACAGGGTCACGCCGACGAAATTCGCCGCGCAGCCACTGCCATTCGGGTGCATGTATTCAGCGAGGGTGTGAACTAG
- a CDS encoding RidA family protein, whose protein sequence is MTNKSIIETENAPQAIGPYSQAVKAGDTVYISGQIPLVPETMELVQGDFAANTRQVFENLKAVCVASGGSLQDIVKLNIYMIDLANFAVVNEIMATYFQKPYPARAAMAVAALPKDVPIEMEAVMVLT, encoded by the coding sequence ATGACCAACAAATCGATTATTGAAACCGAAAATGCACCGCAAGCAATCGGGCCTTATTCTCAGGCCGTAAAGGCCGGTGACACCGTGTACATTTCTGGTCAGATTCCGCTGGTGCCAGAAACCATGGAGCTGGTACAGGGCGATTTTGCGGCAAACACCCGTCAGGTATTCGAGAACCTGAAAGCAGTTTGTGTGGCATCCGGCGGCTCATTGCAGGATATCGTCAAGCTGAACATTTATATGATCGATCTGGCCAATTTCGCGGTTGTGAACGAAATTATGGCCACTTACTTCCAAAAGCCTTACCCGGCCCGCGCAGCGATGGCCGTTGCTGCGCTGCCAAAAGACGTACCCATCGAAATGGAAGCGGTGATGGTGCTGACCTAA
- a CDS encoding hydrogen peroxide-inducible genes activator: MTLTELRYVVTLARERHFGRAAERCHVSQPTLSVAVRKLEEELGIPLFERSKSNIRVTESGLRIVEQAQRVLDQVGVIKDMAQDGKNQLSSPLKVGAIYTIGPYLFPHLLPELRRAAPDMSLYIEENYTASLRQKLRHSELDAIIVALPFEEAEVVTLPLYDEPFVVLLPADHPLTACDEITAEQLAQEQLLLLGPGHCFRDQVLESFPPLVATVTRRSEGNGPTLVTEGSSLETIRHMVASGLGVTVVPLSAATGMHYHEGVLAVRPFAAPVPFRTVALAWRVTFPRPKAIDVLSLAASQCRVVAKASAAKPAAAKG, encoded by the coding sequence ATGACTCTTACCGAGTTACGATACGTTGTTACGCTCGCCCGTGAAAGGCATTTTGGCCGCGCCGCGGAGCGCTGTCACGTTAGTCAGCCGACCCTCAGTGTGGCGGTACGAAAACTTGAAGAAGAGTTGGGTATCCCATTGTTTGAACGCAGTAAAAGCAACATTCGGGTCACCGAAAGCGGGCTGCGCATTGTTGAGCAGGCGCAGCGAGTGCTGGACCAGGTGGGTGTGATTAAAGATATGGCCCAGGATGGCAAGAACCAGCTTAGCTCTCCGCTAAAGGTCGGTGCCATTTACACCATAGGCCCCTACCTTTTTCCGCATTTACTGCCGGAGCTGCGGCGCGCTGCGCCAGACATGTCGTTGTATATTGAAGAAAATTACACCGCGAGTCTGCGCCAGAAACTGCGCCATTCAGAACTGGACGCCATCATTGTGGCGTTGCCGTTTGAGGAAGCCGAAGTGGTTACCCTGCCGCTTTATGACGAACCCTTTGTGGTACTGCTGCCGGCAGATCATCCGCTGACCGCCTGCGATGAAATTACCGCGGAACAGCTGGCGCAAGAGCAGCTCCTGCTGTTGGGGCCGGGGCACTGCTTCCGCGACCAGGTGCTGGAGTCCTTCCCGCCTTTGGTTGCGACCGTTACCCGGCGCAGCGAAGGCAATGGCCCCACGCTGGTGACCGAGGGCAGCTCGTTGGAAACTATTCGCCACATGGTAGCCTCGGGCTTGGGTGTGACCGTTGTGCCGCTGTCAGCGGCCACCGGCATGCACTATCACGAAGGTGTGCTGGCGGTACGGCCATTTGCTGCGCCCGTGCCCTTTCGGACGGTAGCTTTGGCTTGGCGGGTCACTTTCCCGCGGCCCAAAGCCATTGACGTGCTGTCGCTGGCGGCGAGCCAGTGCCGGGTTGTGGCAAAGGCCAGTGCCGCCAAGCCAGCAGCGGCTAAGGGCTAG
- the recG gene encoding ATP-dependent DNA helicase RecG, which yields MMALDDIPVTQLKGVGNALAEKLGKLGIASLQDLLFHLPHRYEDRTRITAMGSLRIGDVAVVEGEVMKTDIVMGRRRSLQITLKDHSGFVSLRFFHFNAAQKNQLAEGTLVRCFGEVRAGRSGYELYHPEYQTNPTPMADEGSATLTPVYPLTEGIQQPRVRALCQQAVAYLKRYPIYDWLPPWVLVDYQLPAITAAVELVHSPPASASVAQLLEGRHPAQQRLVMEELLAHQLSLLQVREQIQTRQALPLLPQGDLSERFLESLPFRLTGAQRQVLQEIRQDLTQPLPMLRLVQGDVGSGKTVVAALAALQAVSAGTQVALMAPTEILAEQHYQNFCAWFAPLGIQLTWLSGKVKGKARQQALEAVSSGAASIAIGTHALFQNDVAFDRLALVIIDEQHRFGVHQRLALREKGAAGTLAPHQLIMTATPIPRTLAMSAYADLDTSVIDELPPGRKPIETIVVPDGRRDDVVERVRNACQAGRQAYWVCTLIEESEVLQCQAAEVSATELAERLPNLRIGLVHGRLKSKEKAEVMAEFKGGALDLLVATTVIEVGVDVPNASLIIIENPERLGLAQLHQLRGRVGRGEQASYCVLMYHPPLSLNGKTRLQALRDSQDGFVIAEKDLEIRGPGEVLGTRQTGMMQFRLADFERDQHWIEVVRELAPRLMGNKAAVQGLLRRWLGEKTRYGEV from the coding sequence ATGATGGCACTGGACGATATACCGGTCACCCAGCTTAAGGGCGTGGGCAACGCGCTCGCAGAAAAGTTGGGCAAGCTGGGTATCGCTTCGCTTCAGGATTTGCTGTTTCACCTGCCCCACCGTTATGAAGATCGCACCCGCATCACCGCCATGGGCAGCCTGCGCATTGGCGACGTGGCGGTGGTGGAAGGTGAGGTCATGAAAACCGATATTGTGATGGGCAGGCGTCGTAGCTTGCAGATCACCCTCAAAGACCACAGCGGCTTTGTCAGCCTGCGCTTTTTCCATTTTAACGCGGCCCAGAAAAACCAGCTTGCCGAAGGCACCCTGGTGCGCTGTTTTGGTGAAGTGCGGGCGGGCCGTTCCGGCTACGAGCTGTATCACCCCGAATACCAGACCAATCCGACGCCTATGGCGGATGAAGGCAGCGCCACATTAACGCCGGTATACCCACTTACCGAGGGTATTCAGCAGCCCCGGGTGCGGGCTTTGTGCCAGCAGGCGGTAGCGTATTTGAAGCGTTACCCCATTTACGATTGGCTGCCGCCCTGGGTATTGGTGGACTATCAGTTACCGGCCATCACCGCCGCGGTAGAACTGGTGCATTCACCACCCGCTAGCGCTTCGGTGGCGCAATTGCTGGAAGGGCGCCATCCAGCCCAACAGCGGTTGGTAATGGAAGAACTGCTGGCGCACCAGCTAAGTCTGTTACAAGTGCGCGAACAGATTCAGACGCGCCAGGCGTTGCCGTTGCTGCCGCAGGGCGATTTAAGCGAGCGCTTTTTAGAGTCTTTGCCATTTCGCCTAACCGGCGCTCAACGCCAGGTGCTTCAGGAAATCCGCCAGGACCTTACCCAGCCCCTACCCATGCTGCGTTTGGTGCAAGGCGATGTAGGCTCCGGCAAAACCGTGGTCGCAGCGCTGGCGGCCTTGCAGGCCGTTTCGGCGGGCACTCAAGTGGCCTTGATGGCGCCCACTGAAATTCTGGCGGAGCAGCACTATCAGAATTTTTGCGCTTGGTTTGCGCCCTTGGGTATCCAGCTCACCTGGCTGTCGGGCAAAGTGAAAGGCAAGGCGCGCCAGCAAGCCCTGGAGGCGGTTTCAAGCGGTGCCGCCAGTATTGCTATTGGCACCCATGCGCTGTTTCAGAACGATGTGGCATTCGATCGTCTGGCGTTGGTGATTATTGACGAGCAGCACCGCTTTGGCGTTCATCAGCGTCTGGCATTGCGGGAAAAAGGCGCCGCCGGCACGCTGGCGCCCCACCAGCTGATTATGACTGCCACGCCGATTCCGCGTACATTGGCTATGAGTGCCTACGCCGACCTGGACACATCAGTCATCGACGAGCTGCCTCCGGGGCGCAAACCCATCGAAACCATTGTTGTGCCCGACGGTCGCCGTGATGATGTGGTAGAGCGGGTACGCAATGCCTGTCAGGCCGGGCGGCAGGCGTACTGGGTGTGCACACTGATCGAAGAATCCGAGGTGTTACAGTGTCAGGCGGCAGAAGTAAGTGCGACCGAGCTCGCCGAGCGCCTGCCAAACCTGCGCATTGGATTGGTTCACGGGCGATTGAAAAGTAAGGAAAAAGCCGAGGTTATGGCGGAATTTAAGGGCGGTGCGTTAGACCTTTTAGTGGCCACCACCGTAATAGAGGTGGGGGTGGATGTGCCCAACGCGTCGCTGATCATTATTGAAAATCCTGAACGTCTGGGTCTGGCCCAGTTGCACCAGTTGCGGGGCCGTGTAGGGCGTGGCGAACAGGCCAGTTACTGCGTGCTGATGTACCACCCACCGCTATCGCTGAACGGTAAAACGCGGCTGCAGGCCTTGCGCGACAGTCAGGACGGTTTTGTGATTGCGGAAAAAGACCTTGAAATCCGGGGTCCCGGTGAGGTTTTGGGTACTCGCCAGACTGGCATGATGCAGTTCAGGCTGGCTGATTTCGAGCGCGACCAGCACTGGATTGAAGTGGTTCGTGAATTAGCGCCGCGACTTATGGGCAATAAAGCCGCGGTGCAGGGCCTGTTGCGGCGCTGGTTGGGTGAAAAAACCCGCTACGGTGAAGTTTAA
- the dnaG gene encoding DNA primase, which produces MSGLIPQRFVEDLLDRIDLAELIGSRVTLKKAGANYKACCPFHDEKTPSFNVRPDKGFYHCFGCGAHGDAISFLKEFEGLGFTEAVEDLARRAGMEVPYDQAAKQEMQQTRTLTEALDFASRFYQQALSSEAGAFARDYLQQRGLDQAIIQQYQLGFAPAGGTALCDAAGTSFKEPLLETKTVSDQYGRPRDLFRNRVMFPIRNTRGKTIAFGGRTLGDDKAKYINSPESDVFHKSREIYGLYEARQNLKQLDKLLVVEGYMDVIALAQHGIQFAVATLGTATNHDNLSALMRQVRHIVFCFDGDTAGFRAADRALENALELMADGLHLQFLMLPQGEDPDTLIRKEGAEAFSRRIEAAIPLSRYLFDRQSDGLDLKLPEHRGELRARAEPMLNKMPKCTLRDAMWHEMLRLCSGRDQWQKKPWQERGGNKGWQRERIQEQRIDVKLSKDSLLCLALTEAPDLAAEVAEAARGSRQFIQAAAFANWILGSKLANQPALISALATDVQARDRFFHLFDGIEHIPAREHTLEAARELLSPTEEASRQQRFVELVRNLPNLSPEERIELRTLGNGTKNNGT; this is translated from the coding sequence ATGAGCGGACTGATCCCGCAACGGTTTGTTGAAGATCTGCTAGACCGGATCGATCTGGCCGAGCTGATTGGCTCTCGCGTTACCTTGAAGAAAGCCGGTGCGAATTACAAAGCTTGCTGCCCGTTTCACGATGAAAAAACACCGTCGTTCAATGTGCGGCCAGACAAAGGTTTTTACCACTGCTTCGGATGCGGCGCACACGGCGACGCGATCAGTTTTTTAAAGGAATTCGAAGGCCTGGGTTTTACCGAAGCAGTTGAAGATCTGGCGCGCAGAGCCGGCATGGAAGTGCCCTACGATCAGGCGGCCAAGCAGGAAATGCAGCAAACTCGCACGCTGACAGAGGCTCTGGATTTCGCCAGCCGTTTTTATCAGCAGGCGCTAAGCAGCGAAGCCGGTGCTTTTGCCCGCGACTACCTGCAGCAGCGCGGGCTGGATCAGGCCATTATCCAGCAATATCAGCTAGGATTTGCCCCCGCCGGCGGCACAGCATTATGCGACGCTGCGGGCACCAGCTTTAAAGAACCGCTGCTGGAAACCAAAACGGTATCCGACCAATATGGCCGGCCCAGAGATCTGTTTCGCAACCGGGTGATGTTTCCAATCCGCAACACCCGCGGCAAAACCATCGCCTTTGGCGGGCGTACTCTGGGTGACGACAAAGCCAAATACATCAACTCGCCGGAGTCTGATGTCTTTCATAAGAGCCGTGAAATATACGGCTTGTATGAAGCGCGGCAGAACTTGAAGCAGCTGGACAAGTTGCTGGTTGTAGAAGGCTACATGGACGTCATCGCTTTGGCCCAGCACGGCATTCAGTTTGCCGTGGCAACGCTGGGCACCGCCACCAATCATGACAATCTGAGCGCCTTAATGCGCCAGGTACGCCACATTGTGTTTTGTTTTGATGGCGACACAGCGGGTTTTCGCGCGGCAGATCGCGCACTGGAAAACGCACTGGAACTAATGGCCGACGGTCTGCATCTGCAATTTCTGATGCTACCCCAAGGCGAAGACCCGGACACCCTGATTCGCAAAGAAGGTGCCGAAGCCTTTAGTAGACGGATTGAAGCGGCTATACCGCTGTCACGCTATCTGTTCGATCGCCAGAGCGATGGCTTGGACTTAAAGTTGCCCGAACACCGCGGAGAGTTGCGCGCTCGGGCCGAGCCCATGCTCAACAAAATGCCCAAGTGCACGCTGCGCGACGCCATGTGGCATGAAATGCTGCGCCTCTGCAGCGGCCGCGACCAATGGCAGAAAAAACCTTGGCAGGAACGGGGTGGCAACAAAGGCTGGCAGCGGGAACGAATACAAGAACAGCGGATTGACGTAAAACTGAGCAAAGACAGCTTGCTGTGTCTGGCCTTGACAGAAGCGCCAGATCTGGCCGCAGAAGTGGCCGAAGCCGCTCGTGGCTCACGGCAATTTATTCAGGCAGCGGCCTTCGCCAACTGGATCCTAGGAAGCAAACTTGCCAATCAACCGGCACTAATTAGCGCTTTAGCGACAGACGTTCAAGCCAGAGACCGTTTTTTTCATTTGTTTGACGGCATTGAGCATATACCCGCACGCGAGCACACACTGGAAGCGGCACGGGAGCTTCTCAGCCCAACCGAGGAGGCATCGCGGCAACAAAGGTTTGTCGAATTGGTGCGCAATTTGCCCAATCTGAGTCCTGAAGAGCGCATTGAATTACGTACATTAGGCAATGGCACAAAGAACAACGGGACTTGA
- a CDS encoding HDOD domain-containing protein has protein sequence MEVPATVRQALGECATSVALRDVDKADPDQLLRMVLLSDGCHKLQVIYRSCDLLDLETLNTQLGHSYALLPAAEQQRLCDRLGLAELPALPALTGWRTVIDSAVDAGSAVALVLQDPHLAMVMPANDFINLCGEADRLGCAVAVAPLAEAVADHGNDRDQVHFAIKRFTSLRIRQRLEDTLELPPLPETARRIIRLRTDPNSVMADLVDIVESDPSLAAQVISWASSSFYAAPGRVNSVHDAISRVLGFDMVMNLAMGLSLGRVLRTPAHGIRGYLDYWQQATWLAHGAGLLASLITGAERPVFGLAYLAGLLHNFGTLVLAHLFPPHFSLLCRAQEVNPGLDSSIVERHLLGITGGQIAAQLMENWSMPAEVTSAIRQHKNSAAAGEHQVYSQVLWLARQLLIERGVELGVGEPIPPGIYRQLGLDAKRVSERFDQLVANRDSVLEMVGMLTP, from the coding sequence ATGGAAGTTCCGGCCACGGTTCGCCAGGCTCTTGGCGAATGCGCAACCAGCGTTGCATTGCGGGATGTCGATAAAGCCGACCCGGATCAACTGCTGCGAATGGTGTTGCTTAGCGACGGCTGCCACAAGCTTCAGGTAATTTACCGCAGCTGTGACTTGCTGGACCTTGAAACGCTGAACACACAGCTGGGCCACAGTTACGCACTGCTGCCGGCTGCCGAACAGCAAAGGCTGTGCGACCGGCTGGGATTGGCTGAGCTGCCTGCGCTGCCGGCTCTGACTGGCTGGCGTACGGTTATCGATTCGGCGGTAGATGCGGGCTCTGCAGTGGCCCTGGTCCTGCAAGATCCTCACTTGGCCATGGTTATGCCCGCTAATGATTTTATAAATCTGTGCGGTGAGGCCGATCGCCTGGGCTGCGCAGTTGCTGTCGCGCCCCTGGCCGAGGCTGTAGCAGACCACGGAAATGATCGTGATCAGGTTCATTTTGCCATCAAGCGCTTTACCAGTTTGCGGATACGTCAACGCCTGGAAGACACGCTGGAGCTACCGCCGCTGCCGGAAACGGCCCGCCGTATCATTCGCCTGCGCACAGATCCCAATTCTGTAATGGCTGATCTGGTCGACATTGTGGAGAGCGATCCCAGCCTTGCAGCGCAAGTCATCAGCTGGGCATCGTCGTCGTTTTACGCGGCTCCCGGCCGGGTAAACTCGGTGCACGATGCTATATCCCGTGTGTTGGGATTTGATATGGTGATGAACCTGGCAATGGGGCTATCGCTAGGTCGGGTGCTGCGCACACCGGCACACGGCATTCGCGGCTATCTGGATTACTGGCAGCAGGCTACTTGGCTGGCTCACGGTGCCGGGCTGCTTGCCAGCCTGATAACCGGCGCTGAGCGCCCTGTTTTCGGTTTGGCTTACCTGGCTGGCTTGCTGCACAATTTCGGCACTCTGGTGCTGGCTCATTTATTCCCGCCCCATTTCAGCCTGCTTTGCCGCGCGCAGGAGGTCAATCCGGGCCTGGACTCGTCCATCGTCGAGCGCCACTTGCTGGGTATTACCGGCGGGCAGATTGCAGCGCAACTGATGGAAAACTGGAGCATGCCGGCGGAGGTAACCAGTGCCATTCGTCAGCACAAAAATTCTGCCGCTGCGGGCGAGCACCAAGTTTATAGCCAGGTGCTCTGGCTGGCACGGCAGCTGCTGATTGAACGCGGTGTGGAACTGGGAGTAGGTGAGCCGATTCCCCCCGGAATATACCGACAGTTAGGACTGGACGCGAAGCGGGTAAGCGAGCGTTTCGATCAGCTGGTTGCCAATCGCGATAGCGTGCTGGAGATGGTCGGCATGTTAACGCCTTGA